CAGAGAAGGCACCCTCCTTTGTATCAAGCCGCAGATTGGCTTGCCGGACCGCGGGATCGGGACCGTGGCATGCATAGCATTTATCCGACAATATCGGTCGAATATCACGGTCGAATTGAAGCTTCTCGGCATAGACAGGTTGTAGCGCGATAGCGAGTCCCAATAGGAGTATTATAAGACTCGCACAACAGGTGCGAAAGCCTATCGTAGTACCTAAACGTGATAGCAATGTCTGTGGCATTATAGAATCTTTCCTCCATTTCTTCTGTGCAGGCGAGGTCCGCTCGCAACGGGAACGTGAGTTTTACCATCCTCGAAGTTGTTCAGTAGTATATCATTAAAGTGAAATATGTGCAAGCAATCCCGCGAACAGCAGATTCCATTTTCACGAATATTATTTTAATTTTAATTATACTTTAGAGTATAATATTGGGAATAACTGGAGACATGGAAATGGCTAAAATTATTACAGAACATCGGATTGGGAAAAATGGCACAATCCGTGTTGGATGTTCAGCTGTTATTTTCGATCAGCATCGCGAAAAAATTCTACTAACAAGACGCGAGGATAATAACCAATGGTGTTTGCCAAGTGGTGGGATGGAACCTGGAGAAAGTGCAAGTGAGGCGTGTATACGAGAGGTTGAAGAGGAAACAGGTTTACAGGTTGCAATAAAACGCTTAATCGGCATTTACACAACCCCGCACGAGTTAATCGTGTATCGAGACGGGAACAAAATCCAGTTGGTGGCTTTATGCTTTGAAGCAGAAATTGTGGATGGTGAACTCCGGCTGAGTTGCGAAACAACCGAATATGGGTTCTTTTCCTATCAGGAAATACAGGAATTAGATTTGCTTTTGAACCATACGCAACGTATCAAAGATGCATATAGTGGAGAAATGACGACTTTTATCAGATGACAGATTTTTTAGATAGAAGCATCTAAATTTGGAGAGTACAACTTAA
This genomic interval from Candidatus Poribacteria bacterium contains the following:
- a CDS encoding NUDIX domain-containing protein — encoded protein: MAKIITEHRIGKNGTIRVGCSAVIFDQHREKILLTRREDNNQWCLPSGGMEPGESASEACIREVEEETGLQVAIKRLIGIYTTPHELIVYRDGNKIQLVALCFEAEIVDGELRLSCETTEYGFFSYQEIQELDLLLNHTQRIKDAYSGEMTTFIR